Proteins found in one uncultured Desulfuromonas sp. genomic segment:
- a CDS encoding SulP family inorganic anion transporter, giving the protein MDDSAKLSLENILRNCVIGFTVSFIALSLGAALGILSGRGAFSGMLSAGVIALITALLGGTRVQCSGPTAPMSAVSALVVAFAYERVAMSSQADQFINLVFLLTGLLLLAMALLRLGRFIRLVPNVVVSGFMSGIALLIWQDQLYVVFGWGDKLALKGGVAANVVVVVATLVLIFVLAPVMRHLVGRRARFLPSTLLAIILVSFGCALLCPEVERVQLSGSFGDANFFSFIQQQWPRDWSVATLKAALPFSIQLTLLCYLDTLLTSLVVDKMSGEVTRQNQELMAQGVASGVCALVGGIPGAQATIRSVLMLKEEATLRLAGIMTGVFVLIEMMLFQEWINYIPKAVFVGVLMKVGYDVFDFMPLRLYLKQLVTKRWYQWKDFFSRRDEREIYVTNREGLMISGTAVVTLVMDLNLAVGGFTLLFYLHNLVLNRNNPMRDLVPEKETEVFYTEQ; this is encoded by the coding sequence GTGGACGATTCTGCCAAACTTTCACTGGAAAATATTCTGCGTAACTGTGTCATCGGGTTTACCGTCAGCTTCATCGCCCTGAGCCTGGGGGCAGCATTGGGCATTCTTTCCGGTCGGGGCGCTTTTTCAGGCATGTTGTCCGCTGGTGTCATCGCCTTGATCACCGCATTGTTGGGGGGAACGCGGGTACAATGTTCCGGTCCGACCGCGCCGATGAGTGCGGTCAGTGCCCTGGTGGTGGCGTTTGCCTATGAGCGAGTGGCCATGTCCAGCCAGGCGGATCAATTTATCAATCTGGTGTTTTTACTCACTGGGCTGTTGCTGCTGGCGATGGCATTGCTGCGGTTGGGTCGGTTTATTCGCCTGGTCCCCAATGTGGTGGTGTCCGGGTTTATGAGCGGCATTGCCCTGCTGATCTGGCAGGATCAACTTTATGTTGTGTTTGGCTGGGGAGACAAACTGGCCCTGAAAGGCGGCGTGGCTGCCAATGTTGTGGTCGTGGTGGCGACGCTGGTGCTGATTTTTGTTCTGGCGCCGGTGATGCGGCATCTGGTGGGACGTCGTGCCCGCTTTTTACCCTCAACCCTGCTGGCGATTATCCTGGTTTCCTTTGGCTGTGCGCTGCTGTGTCCTGAGGTTGAGAGAGTGCAGCTCAGCGGTTCCTTTGGTGATGCGAACTTTTTCAGTTTTATTCAGCAACAATGGCCACGCGATTGGTCCGTCGCTACCCTGAAAGCCGCGTTGCCGTTTTCCATCCAGCTGACATTGCTGTGTTACCTCGACACGCTCCTGACCTCGTTGGTTGTTGATAAAATGAGTGGTGAAGTAACGCGCCAAAATCAGGAGTTGATGGCGCAGGGCGTTGCCAGTGGCGTCTGCGCACTGGTTGGCGGAATTCCCGGAGCCCAAGCAACAATCCGTTCGGTACTGATGCTCAAGGAGGAAGCAACTCTGCGCCTGGCCGGTATCATGACCGGTGTCTTTGTTCTGATTGAAATGATGCTGTTTCAGGAATGGATCAATTATATTCCCAAGGCGGTGTTTGTCGGGGTGCTGATGAAAGTGGGCTACGATGTGTTTGATTTTATGCCGCTGCGTTTATATCTGAAGCAGCTTGTGACCAAGCGCTGGTATCAGTGGAAGGACTTTTTTTCGCGTCGCGATGAACGGGAAATCTATGTCACTAACCGCGAAGGATTGATGATCAGCGGCACTGCTGTGGTGACGCTGGTCATGGACCTGAATCTTGCTGTCGGCGGTTTTACTCTGCTGTTTTATCTGCACAACCTTGTGTTGAACCGGAACAATCCGATGCGCGACCTGGTGCCGGAGAAAGAAACCGAAGTGTTTTACACCGAGCAGTAG
- a CDS encoding methyl-accepting chemotaxis protein, which translates to MKNLPISFKIWILVIAVTLFSFIVGILGYNTLNKVASLAVEQTGAVMMEGHRDKLKALTDVMAITLGEAIHSLDSEEEQIERLRTLNTPVAFYPDKSGYFMINTLQGLVVSLPPKQALEGKDLIDMKDENGVLIIRDLIKAAKSGGGFTEYVWPKPGSDVSQPKLSYGTLIPGTNFLVATGIYVDDVDARKSELNAVINHTTRQALWWGLGIVVVCFVVIILPLVFVLLRQIVRPLVALKGVANQIADGDMAVEIDHSSGDEVGELAKSLKLMAANLKQHADLAAEISQGNFAVDVHLASERDQFGTSMKAMVHQLTDLIAQIRAGGDQISSASSQVADSSQTLSQGATETAASLEEISSSINEMASQTRHSADSANTASQLSSEASKAAASGGEKMRAMVAAMNEINDAGQNINKIIKTIDEIAFQTNLLALNAAVEAARAGQHGKGFAVVAEEVRNLAARSAKAASETAELIEGSVARTENGTEIAQQTSAALEEIVGSITKVADLVAEIAAASNEQAQGISQINQGLGQIDEGVQQNTATAEESAAAAEELSAQAAHLKQLLSRFKLAGHAQTFVETAPQPSVTAVTPPSSAPSGWGAAQGTAQISLDDDEFGRF; encoded by the coding sequence ATGAAAAATTTGCCAATCAGTTTTAAGATCTGGATTCTGGTGATTGCCGTCACCTTGTTCAGCTTTATCGTAGGAATTTTGGGTTACAATACGTTGAACAAGGTCGCCAGTCTGGCGGTCGAACAGACCGGGGCGGTGATGATGGAAGGACATCGTGACAAACTCAAAGCCTTGACCGATGTGATGGCGATCACCCTGGGGGAAGCGATTCACTCCCTGGACAGCGAAGAAGAGCAAATTGAGCGTCTGCGTACCCTGAATACGCCGGTGGCGTTTTATCCTGATAAATCCGGTTATTTTATGATTAATACCCTCCAGGGACTGGTGGTTTCACTTCCCCCTAAGCAGGCTCTGGAGGGTAAAGATTTAATTGACATGAAAGATGAAAATGGCGTTTTGATTATTCGCGATCTGATCAAGGCCGCCAAGTCGGGCGGTGGTTTTACGGAATATGTCTGGCCGAAACCGGGCAGTGACGTGTCGCAGCCAAAATTGAGTTATGGCACATTGATTCCTGGGACCAACTTTCTGGTGGCTACCGGAATCTATGTTGATGATGTTGATGCCAGAAAATCTGAATTGAATGCGGTGATCAATCATACCACCCGTCAGGCGCTGTGGTGGGGGCTTGGAATCGTTGTTGTTTGCTTTGTGGTGATCATCCTGCCGCTGGTCTTTGTTCTGTTGCGCCAAATTGTGCGTCCTTTGGTGGCTCTGAAAGGGGTGGCCAACCAGATTGCCGATGGCGACATGGCTGTTGAGATTGACCACAGTTCCGGTGACGAAGTCGGAGAACTGGCAAAATCGCTGAAGCTGATGGCTGCTAATCTGAAACAGCATGCTGATCTGGCCGCTGAAATTTCCCAGGGTAATTTTGCCGTTGACGTGCATCTGGCTTCAGAGCGTGATCAGTTCGGCACCTCCATGAAAGCTATGGTGCATCAGCTTACCGACCTGATCGCTCAGATTCGTGCCGGCGGCGACCAGATCAGTTCTGCCAGCTCTCAAGTGGCGGACTCCAGTCAGACCCTGTCGCAGGGGGCGACTGAAACAGCGGCCTCTCTCGAAGAGATCAGCAGTTCCATCAATGAAATGGCCTCACAGACCCGCCATAGTGCCGATAGCGCCAATACTGCCAGTCAGTTGTCAAGTGAAGCAAGCAAGGCGGCGGCATCCGGTGGTGAAAAAATGCGCGCTATGGTTGCGGCAATGAATGAGATCAATGACGCCGGTCAAAATATCAATAAAATCATCAAGACCATCGACGAGATTGCTTTCCAAACCAATCTGTTGGCGCTGAATGCTGCTGTTGAGGCCGCGCGTGCCGGTCAGCACGGCAAGGGGTTTGCCGTGGTTGCCGAAGAGGTGCGTAACCTCGCGGCGCGCAGTGCCAAGGCTGCCAGTGAAACCGCCGAATTGATAGAGGGGTCGGTGGCCAGAACCGAGAACGGCACCGAAATAGCCCAACAGACCTCAGCGGCTTTGGAAGAAATTGTTGGAAGCATTACCAAGGTCGCGGATCTGGTCGCTGAAATTGCTGCAGCCAGTAACGAGCAGGCACAAGGCATCTCCCAGATCAATCAAGGCTTAGGACAGATTGACGAGGGCGTTCAGCAGAATACCGCCACGGCCGAAGAGTCGGCAGCCGCTGCGGAAGAGTTAAGTGCTCAGGCCGCCCACCTCAAGCAATTATTGAGTCGGTTCAAACTGGCTGGACACGCCCAGACCTTTGTTGAAACGGCACCACAACCGTCAGTGACTGCAGTTACGCCGCCATCAAGTGCCCCATCGGGCTGGGGAGCTGCTCAGGGTACAGCGCAAATCAGTCTTGATGATGACGAATTCGGCCGTTTCTAG
- a CDS encoding VOC family protein, whose translation MPFASVRLNADTVIDLFPKKLWAKQPGQQRGLLNHLCMAVSKSQWQALHERLLEHQVEIETGPVPRWGAHGLGTSIYFRDPEGTLLEARYYESKTPKGECLLSS comes from the coding sequence GTGCCGTTTGCCTCGGTGCGCCTCAATGCCGATACCGTCATTGATCTGTTTCCCAAAAAACTGTGGGCCAAGCAGCCGGGGCAACAACGTGGGTTGTTGAACCATTTGTGCATGGCGGTGAGCAAAAGCCAGTGGCAGGCATTGCATGAGCGTTTGCTGGAACATCAGGTGGAGATTGAAACCGGGCCGGTGCCACGGTGGGGCGCGCATGGCCTGGGGACATCCATCTATTTTCGTGACCCGGAAGGAACCCTGCTTGAAGCACGCTATTATGAGTCGAAGACACCGAAAGGGGAGTGTCTTCTCAGTTCGTGA
- a CDS encoding transposase encodes MDTKGYGNIPQSLYDAITFLAQALPKRSVPTFLELLFGAMLTQNGFVTEAWLAIRPKRHWTSYFKWLQKGRWSWVALGLQTARLALQRTECSRCYVAIDDTVVFRCSRKAPESRIHHQHGCKVNRPVYVRGQNWVTMALVLPQGWRSLALPILSRLSRSTGNSGKLVAAKTLLRVTRPLFHGRLVTLLVDSWYMRKSLLLPAQTLGYQVIGQVRKDTALYRPPPCHNGKRGRPRKYGDKLTAERVAELPMISQNLFLYGQWQTVHYRSCVARARFLDGQQVRAVWSQIENKDGTLRQPRLILSTDLSLSAARILLAYNRRWSIEDLFNQLKNHWGWKQTWQQTRQVLHRWTQILSTGYALPQLLAQQNSEQVKDLASLCPWRDKQPITAGRVRQGLQRIFGHVDIRSHWNPKSGKFSPQNRGKKPDRPPDPHKTA; translated from the coding sequence ATGGATACCAAGGGATACGGCAATATCCCCCAGTCCCTGTACGACGCTATCACATTTCTGGCCCAGGCGCTGCCCAAACGTTCGGTTCCGACTTTTCTGGAACTGCTGTTCGGCGCGATGCTGACCCAGAATGGTTTTGTCACCGAAGCCTGGTTGGCGATCAGACCTAAGCGTCATTGGACCAGTTATTTCAAATGGTTGCAGAAGGGCCGCTGGTCCTGGGTTGCGCTTGGATTACAAACGGCTCGACTCGCTTTGCAACGAACAGAATGTTCGCGCTGCTATGTCGCCATAGACGATACGGTGGTTTTCCGCTGTTCGCGCAAGGCTCCCGAATCACGCATCCACCATCAGCATGGTTGCAAGGTCAACCGACCCGTTTATGTCCGGGGACAGAACTGGGTGACCATGGCTCTGGTGTTGCCACAGGGGTGGCGTTCTCTGGCCTTGCCGATTCTTTCCCGTTTATCCAGAAGCACAGGCAACAGCGGCAAACTGGTCGCGGCCAAGACTTTGCTCCGGGTGACTCGGCCTCTGTTCCATGGACGCCTTGTGACGCTGCTGGTCGATTCCTGGTACATGCGCAAGTCGCTGCTGCTTCCGGCCCAGACTCTGGGTTACCAGGTCATCGGCCAGGTGCGCAAGGACACAGCGCTCTATCGACCGCCGCCATGCCACAACGGCAAACGCGGGCGGCCCCGTAAATATGGCGATAAGCTGACAGCTGAGCGTGTCGCTGAATTGCCCATGATCAGCCAGAACCTTTTTCTCTACGGGCAATGGCAGACGGTTCATTATCGCAGTTGCGTTGCCCGAGCCCGCTTCCTTGACGGACAACAGGTTCGCGCGGTCTGGTCTCAGATTGAAAACAAAGATGGAACCTTGCGTCAGCCCCGGCTCATCTTGAGCACCGATCTAAGCTTGTCAGCCGCACGCATCCTGCTGGCGTATAACCGCAGGTGGTCCATCGAGGACCTGTTCAATCAGCTTAAGAACCATTGGGGCTGGAAGCAGACCTGGCAGCAAACACGTCAGGTGCTGCATCGCTGGACACAGATTCTTTCAACCGGCTATGCGCTGCCACAGTTGTTGGCTCAACAGAACAGTGAACAGGTGAAAGACCTCGCCTCTCTCTGCCCTTGGAGAGACAAACAGCCGATCACGGCCGGGCGTGTGCGCCAAGGGTTGCAAAGGATTTTTGGTCATGTCGATATCCGCAGCCACTGGAACCCGAAGTCGGGAAAATTCAGCCCTCAAAACCGGGGCAAAAAACCGGATCGGCCACCTGATCCACACAAAACAGCTTAA
- a CDS encoding VOC family protein, which translates to MECLLDHIALNVEDDDRMLVFYTEVLELLKFRVS; encoded by the coding sequence ATGGAATGTTTACTGGATCATATTGCATTGAATGTTGAAGACGATGATCGGATGCTGGTGTTTTATACGGAGGTTTTAGAATTACTGAAGTTTAGAGTTTCGTGA
- a CDS encoding phosphatidylserine decarboxylase: protein MDSIEYFDRQNGQLCRETVMGDAAIKWAYQTMSGQWCSQLLFGTSWLSRALGWYFDSPLSKGKIDSAITDLNIDESEFAEPRETFASFNAFFTRKLKEGARPFSEDPAHFLCPADGRLLVYEDIEGESLVAVKGVEDRLDALFGRPMAEFSGGKVAVVRLCPADYHRYHFPCDATVADSVAIAGQYHSVNPMALKAKPRVFCVNKRSYTLLDSDRFGRLAFMEVGAFGVAGIHQTYQGKSVERMQEKGYFDFGGSTVVLVFQHDAIVFDDDLLKNSAAGIETLVKVGETIGHQP, encoded by the coding sequence TTGGATAGTATTGAATATTTTGATCGACAGAATGGACAGCTTTGTCGCGAAACCGTTATGGGCGATGCTGCGATTAAATGGGCCTATCAAACCATGAGCGGCCAATGGTGCTCGCAGCTTTTATTCGGCACGTCTTGGCTTAGTCGTGCTCTGGGCTGGTATTTCGATTCACCGTTGTCCAAAGGTAAAATTGATTCGGCCATTACTGATCTCAACATTGATGAGAGCGAGTTTGCCGAGCCCAGAGAAACGTTTGCCAGCTTCAATGCTTTTTTTACCCGCAAGCTCAAAGAGGGGGCACGGCCTTTTTCAGAGGACCCCGCCCATTTTTTGTGTCCGGCAGATGGTCGTTTGCTGGTTTACGAGGACATTGAGGGGGAGAGCCTGGTTGCCGTGAAAGGGGTGGAAGATCGGTTGGATGCTCTGTTTGGCCGGCCGATGGCTGAATTTTCCGGGGGCAAAGTAGCCGTGGTGCGCCTGTGCCCGGCAGATTACCATCGCTATCACTTTCCCTGTGATGCAACAGTGGCGGATTCGGTGGCTATTGCCGGGCAATACCATTCGGTCAATCCCATGGCCCTGAAAGCCAAGCCGCGGGTTTTCTGTGTCAATAAGCGTTCCTACACGCTTCTGGACAGTGATCGGTTTGGTCGCTTGGCATTCATGGAAGTGGGGGCGTTTGGTGTTGCCGGGATTCACCAGACCTATCAAGGCAAGAGCGTTGAGCGCATGCAGGAAAAAGGCTACTTTGATTTTGGTGGTTCTACCGTGGTGCTGGTGTTTCAGCACGATGCCATTGTTTTTGATGACGATCTGCTGAAAAACAGTGCCGCTGGAATCGAGACGCTGGTCAAAGTTGGCGAGACGATCGGTCACCAACCGTGA
- a CDS encoding LysE family transporter translates to MTFDTAFLWVVTLLPIVISPGPANILFAASGSTFGVKGTVPFWLGANITGLFQSVTVGFCIDYIVSVSPRILDGIKYAGVVFLLYLAVKFFKMSCREGQILKPLGFKDGVIVELLNAKFLLVPTIMFSQFYTPGPGSAQRIVGLALALLMLTLTTNMIWIVGGNSLAAFVANARHQKAQGVLFGSLLTVTAIWLGWQG, encoded by the coding sequence ATGACGTTTGATACGGCTTTTCTGTGGGTGGTAACCCTGTTGCCCATTGTCATCAGCCCCGGTCCTGCCAACATTCTTTTTGCCGCATCCGGCAGTACTTTTGGCGTTAAAGGGACCGTGCCATTTTGGCTGGGGGCAAATATTACTGGACTGTTTCAAAGCGTGACCGTCGGTTTCTGTATTGATTATATTGTTTCAGTTTCGCCACGAATTCTCGACGGTATCAAGTATGCCGGAGTTGTTTTTCTGCTCTATCTGGCGGTGAAGTTTTTCAAGATGTCCTGTCGTGAAGGGCAGATCCTCAAACCTCTGGGGTTTAAGGATGGTGTGATTGTCGAACTGTTGAATGCCAAGTTTCTGCTTGTTCCCACCATTATGTTTTCCCAGTTCTATACCCCCGGTCCCGGAAGTGCGCAACGTATTGTTGGTCTGGCTTTGGCGCTATTGATGTTGACCTTGACAACCAATATGATCTGGATTGTTGGAGGCAACTCTTTGGCGGCTTTTGTTGCCAATGCGCGTCACCAGAAAGCTCAGGGTGTTTTGTTTGGCTCATTGCTGACGGTTACAGCAATTTGGTTGGGCTGGCAGGGCTGA
- a CDS encoding GNAT family N-acetyltransferase: MAKGLLALSGIYVQPAYRSKGVGWQLIEPLVMVARVKRWKRFELWRFIRPMALK; this comes from the coding sequence ATGGCGAAGGGGCTTTTGGCATTGTCCGGGATTTATGTGCAACCGGCTTACCGCTCCAAAGGCGTGGGCTGGCAATTGATTGAACCTCTGGTGATGGTTGCCAGGGTGAAACGCTGGAAGCGTTTTGAATTGTGGCGTTTTATCAGGCCAATGGCGTTGAAATGA
- a CDS encoding IS110 family transposase, with protein MTQAQDRLQQFRKLRESIRGCKTTLVVGIDIAKDKHHAFFGDANGRTLWKKLIFYNTIEDFKKLQAMADSLMVKHTLKKCVYGVEPTASYHKPLAEYLIRNNEQVVYVSNVAVAKNRTLLDGRWDKNDTKDAANIADLVSQGRCQFYDPGEDAIRELRSLLAYRAKLKKQEHGLRMRIRNNLLAQYFPELDKQMPQGGQDGLILDLIANDFDPARIAAMSFDDFRRGYQMQKRSMAQERLLEAIWQASQLSVGCALPDSAAWEGRALVEQLRQVRQIKHDLEKRLKDVAQTFPAYACLLTIPGFGPIVSAMTLAAIGDANRFTSRKQVLRLAGLDLSASRSGKKSDSAIPVISKQGKAGLRYALVQAAQIASYKDATIRTYFTGLLKGREMERGIKLKMRVKLAAKMLIIAWTLMKRNQAFDSDCFTRT; from the coding sequence ATGACGCAAGCACAAGACAGGTTACAACAGTTCAGGAAGTTGCGCGAATCCATTCGCGGCTGCAAAACGACACTGGTGGTCGGGATTGATATTGCCAAGGATAAACATCATGCTTTTTTCGGCGATGCAAACGGCAGGACGCTTTGGAAAAAATTGATCTTTTACAATACCATCGAAGATTTTAAAAAGCTTCAGGCCATGGCGGATAGCCTGATGGTGAAGCACACGTTGAAAAAATGTGTCTATGGTGTCGAACCAACGGCTTCTTATCACAAACCACTGGCTGAATATTTGATTCGCAACAACGAGCAGGTTGTTTATGTCTCCAATGTTGCCGTAGCCAAAAACAGAACGTTGCTGGATGGCCGCTGGGACAAAAACGACACCAAGGATGCCGCGAATATTGCTGATCTGGTTAGTCAGGGGCGCTGCCAATTTTATGATCCCGGCGAGGATGCGATCCGTGAATTACGCAGTTTGCTCGCTTATCGGGCCAAGTTAAAAAAGCAGGAACACGGCTTGCGAATGCGCATCCGCAACAATTTACTGGCCCAGTATTTCCCGGAATTGGACAAGCAGATGCCCCAAGGCGGGCAAGATGGCCTCATTCTCGATCTCATTGCCAACGATTTCGACCCGGCACGCATTGCCGCGATGTCCTTTGACGATTTTCGCCGGGGCTACCAGATGCAAAAACGCTCCATGGCTCAAGAACGCCTGTTAGAGGCCATCTGGCAGGCCAGTCAGCTTTCCGTCGGCTGCGCCTTGCCCGACTCGGCAGCCTGGGAGGGCCGCGCACTGGTCGAACAGCTCCGTCAGGTGCGCCAGATCAAGCATGACTTGGAAAAACGACTCAAGGACGTTGCGCAAACGTTCCCGGCCTACGCCTGTCTGCTGACAATCCCCGGCTTTGGCCCCATCGTCTCAGCCATGACCCTGGCGGCCATTGGCGATGCCAATCGCTTTACCAGCCGCAAGCAGGTCCTGCGTCTGGCGGGACTGGACCTCAGCGCTTCACGAAGCGGCAAGAAAAGCGACAGCGCGATACCTGTCATCTCCAAACAAGGCAAAGCCGGATTGCGCTATGCCCTGGTGCAGGCGGCACAAATTGCCAGCTACAAAGATGCAACCATCCGTACCTATTTTACCGGCCTGCTCAAAGGGCGGGAAATGGAACGCGGCATCAAGTTAAAGATGCGGGTCAAGTTGGCGGCCAAAATGCTGATTATTGCCTGGACCCTGATGAAACGGAACCAGGCGTTTGATTCCGACTGCTTCACAAGGACGTGA
- a CDS encoding rhomboid family intramembrane serine protease yields MFMLFFPVIFLFYIKMQATVEDRSPTEVLAEHITFMPVMYTTGEKRKEDVAVVTYSLILINILIFYLYEVNANPEFLVKNLLFLPLEPNAWNIPTSLCTSMFLHASSAHLWGNMLFLWAVGTVVEKRIGWKRHLVFYLLSGVFASLLSVLINALFLGKAVHGLGASGAIAGVMGIYAVRCYFKSMVFPLPILGIFSLILPVSLKVRLNALVIIGLFFLADLSGGIGQLTGQDSMIGHWAHIGGMLGGIGLATFFKLSRDAFKERHLEIGSTSVHGQKLGINTEAGEDSLRLVLKDNPNDAEALLLLAQLKSKYNATAEGAELYPKAISLLIQQNRISEAATAFMDFYRGYLKGVNAKDLYRLAGYFNQRNELEQAGICLELLCKDSKTPHSILEKSLYQYGRLLDVMGFPEAAAEYFQKVMDQFPNSAFAEKLLYQKQNSSL; encoded by the coding sequence ATGTTTATGCTGTTTTTCCCGGTGATTTTTCTTTTTTACATCAAAATGCAGGCGACTGTAGAAGATCGTTCTCCCACCGAAGTTCTGGCCGAACACATCACCTTTATGCCGGTCATGTACACCACCGGTGAAAAGAGAAAAGAGGATGTCGCTGTCGTCACCTATAGTCTGATTCTGATCAATATCCTGATTTTCTATCTCTATGAGGTAAATGCAAATCCAGAGTTTCTGGTCAAGAACCTCCTTTTCCTCCCATTGGAACCCAACGCTTGGAATATCCCGACCAGCCTGTGTACCTCCATGTTTCTTCACGCCAGCAGTGCCCACCTGTGGGGCAACATGTTATTTTTATGGGCCGTCGGAACCGTGGTTGAAAAAAGAATTGGTTGGAAGCGCCATCTGGTTTTCTATCTCCTTAGCGGAGTCTTCGCCAGCCTGCTCTCAGTGCTCATCAATGCACTGTTCCTTGGAAAAGCGGTACATGGCCTGGGAGCTTCAGGAGCGATTGCCGGCGTCATGGGAATTTACGCTGTCCGATGCTATTTTAAAAGCATGGTCTTCCCATTGCCCATTCTGGGGATCTTCTCGCTAATTTTACCTGTCAGCCTCAAAGTGCGTCTCAATGCTCTGGTCATCATCGGTCTGTTTTTTCTCGCTGACCTGAGTGGAGGGATTGGTCAACTCACCGGCCAAGACTCCATGATTGGTCACTGGGCCCACATTGGTGGCATGTTAGGTGGAATCGGACTGGCGACATTTTTCAAACTGAGTCGCGACGCGTTCAAAGAACGCCATCTTGAAATCGGCAGTACCAGCGTCCACGGACAAAAACTGGGTATCAATACGGAGGCGGGTGAAGACTCATTACGACTTGTTCTGAAAGATAATCCGAACGATGCTGAGGCCCTGCTGCTCCTAGCTCAGCTCAAGAGTAAATACAACGCAACAGCGGAAGGGGCGGAACTTTATCCCAAAGCCATCAGCCTGCTGATTCAGCAAAATCGTATCTCAGAAGCCGCTACCGCCTTCATGGACTTTTATCGCGGGTACCTTAAGGGAGTTAATGCAAAAGACCTTTACCGCTTGGCAGGCTACTTCAATCAACGCAATGAACTTGAACAAGCCGGAATCTGTCTGGAACTGTTGTGCAAGGACAGCAAAACGCCCCATTCGATTTTGGAAAAATCCCTTTATCAGTACGGCCGGTTACTCGATGTCATGGGCTTTCCAGAGGCAGCCGCAGAATACTTCCAAAAAGTGATGGATCAATTTCCAAACTCTGCGTTCGCTGAAAAACTGCTTTATCAGAAACAAAACAGTTCGCTGTAA
- a CDS encoding cytoplasmic protein: protein MKKIALFVFNGEAMCFIHVLLNALDLQEKGYEPKIILEGASVKLVPEFIKQGSPLKPLWQKCLQAGLVDGVCKACSAKLGTLAAAQEQGLTLLDDMAGHPGMAGYRDKDFEIITF from the coding sequence ATGAAAAAAATTGCTTTGTTTGTCTTTAATGGTGAAGCGATGTGTTTTATCCATGTTTTGCTTAACGCTCTGGACCTGCAGGAAAAGGGCTATGAACCGAAAATTATTCTTGAAGGCGCTTCGGTGAAACTGGTGCCGGAGTTCATCAAACAGGGCAGTCCCCTGAAGCCGTTATGGCAAAAATGTCTGCAGGCTGGTCTTGTTGACGGCGTTTGTAAAGCGTGTTCCGCCAAACTGGGAACGTTGGCCGCAGCTCAAGAGCAAGGACTCACTTTGCTCGACGATATGGCCGGTCATCCCGGTATGGCAGGCTATCGGGATAAAGACTTTGAAATTATCACGTTTTAA